Proteins encoded together in one Telopea speciosissima isolate NSW1024214 ecotype Mountain lineage chromosome 4, Tspe_v1, whole genome shotgun sequence window:
- the LOC122660593 gene encoding cyclase-like protein 2 produces MLMMTMKAFSLLLLCFNILTFSLLSLASSSDPNDAYPSGYGDGSCRVRVKNHDLVPPPRRDVYDEGKIFDITHTFKEDLPAFDSSEGVGQLLWLPFSIKNGSLANMSEMKLPAHTGTHVDAPGHFFDHYFDAGFDIESLDLAVLNGPALLVDVPRDKNITADVMKSLNIPRGVRRVLFRTLNTDRRLMWQKEFDSSYAGFMKDGAKWLVENTDIKLVGIDYLSVATYDDLASAHYVFLEGREIILVEALKLDDIEPGIYSVHCLPLKLRGAEGSPIRCILIK; encoded by the exons ATGTTGATGATGACGATGAAAGCTTTCTCGCTTCTGCTTCTCTGCTTCAATATTCTGACGTTTTCTCTCCTATCTTTGGCCTCATCTTCAGACCCCAACGACGCCTACCCGTCAGGCTACGGTGATGGTTCGTGCAGGGTGAGAGTGAAGAATCACGATCTTGTGCCTCCTCCTCGGAGGGATGTTTACGACGAGGGAAAGATCTTTGATATCACCCACACGTTCAAGGAGGACTTGCCCGCTTTTGATTCGTCGGAGGGGGTGGGCCAGTTACTTTGGCTCCCTTTTAGCATCAAGAATGGGTCCCTCGCCAATATGTCCGAGATGAAGTTGCCCGCCCACACCGGCACCCACGTCGATGCCCCCGGCCACTTCTTCGACCACTACTTTGATGCTGGTTTTGATATCGAATCCCTCGACCTAGCGGTCCTCAACg GTCCTGCATTGTTGGTCGATGTTCCAAGAGATAAAAACATAACTG CGGATGTTATGAAATCCTTAAATATTCCTAGAGGAGTTCGTCGTGTTCTATTCAGAACATTAAACACTGACAG GCGACTTATGTGGCAGAAAGAATTTGACTCAAGCTATGCTGGATTCATGAAGGATGGTGCCAAATGGCTAGTAGAAAACACAGATATCAAGCTTGTGG GAATTGATTACTTATCTGTTGCTACCTATGACGATTTAGCTTCTGCCCATTATGTTTTTCTGGAAGGCAGG GAAATCATTCTTGTTGAAGCCCTAAAGTTGGATGACATCGAGCCAGGAATATATTCTGTGCATTGCTTACCTTTAAAGTTACGTGGTGCTGAGGGATCACCAATAAGATGCATCCTCATCAAGTGA